tgcccccagaTGTGGACAGAGGGCCTGGTCCGCTCGGGGCAGCCCTCGCCAGACTCCCCGAGCCTAGTCCTGGAGGCCCACCTTCACAAAGAGGGTGGCAGACGGGTGCTGGTCTCCGTTCTTGGACAGGAGGTGGATGTGGCGGTATCCTGGCAGGCGGATGGGCGGGGAGGAGCGCACAGGGAGAGTTCTGGTCACTTAGGGAGGATGCTTTGAGGAACAGCCGGCCCCTTCCCAAGAGGTGCCTCCCCTCGAGTCGCCCCCTCCCTCCACAAGCACTCACCCTGCTTGAGGCTGTTCAAGGGGATGGTGCTCTGGCCAATGAAGTCGTTCTTGGAGGAGGCGTCGTAGTCCTCCACCACAAAGCGCACGAGGGCGAGCTCAGGCACAATCACCTCGAACTCAAACTCTGTGTCCCACCATGGGTTGAAACCTAGGGGTGCGGGCACCACGTCAACAGCATGGACACCAGCTCCAGAAGCCGggcccagcccaggcccagcACGTACCGTTATTGGTGACCACAGCGGTCTGGCGGCTGGCCACGTCCTGGCCCACACCATGGATCTGCACTGTCACCTTGGGGTCCACAATTGAATTCTTATTCTTGTTGACTTTTGGCAGTTGCTGCCCTGAGATGACCTGAGGAAAGGCGGGGGACAGTTAAGGGTTCAGGATGGTAGCGAGGGGCAAGGGAGACCCATGGCACCTGTCCCTCCGGTGGCTGGCCATACCCTGACATTGAGCCGCTTCTGAGCCCACCAGGGCCCCTGAGCCAGGGCACGGGAGTTGAAGGTGGAGTTGGGGTCTCGCAGGAAGGCAGGCTTCAGCACGTACCCACAGGCCCCATTGTCCTGGAATCGGCCCTGGTATACGTCCATCTCTGGCCCAGGTGTCTGGAAGTTCAGGGCCACTACAGGCAGGACGGAGCAGTCACAGGCTGTGGGCTGGCCTCAGGGGCCCCAGAGCCCAGCCTGCTTGGGatacactgaggcccagagtcacacagtgaGGCAGAAGCAGGGTCCAGGATCACTCCAATGCCTACTGCCCTCCTGCCGCCCTAACTGACCCACCACACCAACCTTGCATTCCATTTCTGGTGCCAGAATTCAAAGGACAAGTGTGCTAACAATGGGATTTCAGACACTGTATTTGATGGTGGGGGATATTTCCAGACTGAGATTACCAGCTCCTGAGCCCACACATCCCTGCACCTGGCTCTGCCTGGGTCCCCAGAGCCTCCTGGCCCCTGGCCCTCCAGGCGGAAACCCTCACCCAGGCCTCCTCCAAGCCCCAGCCATCCCGTACCGATCTGGCAGCCCCCATTCCACATCTCCACAGGGCTGTAGTTGGAGGAATCCGTTCTCCACCCGGCGGGGTAGATCCTGCTCAGGTGACTCACATTGTGGCGGACAAAGCTGTTTCCTGAGGGGGATGTGGGCTCGTCAGAAGCGGAGGCCTCCCGGCAAGCCCAAGCCCCTCCCTACCAGCTCTGTCTGGTAACAGCGTGGGGTGCCAGCTCTGGGCGATGTCCGGAGGGGTGGGAGCCAGTCctgaccctggccagctcaggtGGTCAGACAGATAGATGGACAGCACCCTGGGGGGACAGGGCCGGGCTCACCTGATTCTTGGAGCAGTCGGAGGGCACGGTTCTCGGAGAAGGATGCCATCTCATAGAAAGCCTGCCCACGGGTGCCAGGACTGGGGAAGCCCAGAAAGTGGACGCTCTTGCAGTAAATGACCATATCTGAGAGCTCCTTTGCTAGTGTGAGCTTGTCCTCCTGGGGGCCATGGGGAGGCCCAAGTTAGATTCAGAGGTTGGGGCAGGTGGGCACTGAGAGAGCCAGAAACCCAGAtacagagagaacagagagggagacagagagagggggcAGAGGGTCTGAGTGACAGCCACAGAGAACCCGGGCAAGGCAAACACCCCACAGTGTGATGGCGGGTGATGATGGGGGAGGGCCCCAgggctgcccccctcccctccccgcgccACCGCTCCCCCTCAAACCGTGGACTTGTGCTGAACTTGTCTCCTCACTGCCTCGTCCTCCATCTCTGCAGCCTCATCCTCGTCTGACACCACAGTGGCCTCAGGGCTGCCTTCCCCTCCAGGGAGGAAAAGCCCCCCAAGCTTCTTCCCCTTCAGCAAGATCTTCCCCTTCAGTTGCTAAGGGTGGAGTGGCAGCTGGTCAAGACGCAGCTGGCCTCCcggccagtcccctgccctctcctctggGCACCCCATCCCATCGGGCACCTCTGGGGAAGGCAGGCTGGTGGTGACCCTGTCCAGTGGCCGATCCAACAGCATGGGGCCCAGGAGGGTGTGCAGGTGTTGCGCCATCACACGCTGCTGCTCCAGGCTGCAGTGGTTCTCCAGGGACAGGATGACGGGGTAGGGGGACGCCTGGAGGCCCAAGGGTGGATTAGGAGGGGTGGGTGGGCCCGAGCATCCCCTTCCTCAGGCCCAGAAGCGCGCCCACCTTGAAGGCGTAGTCCCGGATGGCCCTGAGCACGTCGCAGAAGAGGATCTTGGAGGTGAAGGTGTAGCCGTGATAGATGACCGGTTCCTGGTTGGGCCCATCCCAGCAGTCGAGCTCCAGGCAACGGCAGCCTTTGCACAGCGCCCTGCAAGTGGGATGGCGGCTAGGCCCCTCGGTCCCGGCCGGGTCCGCCCAGGTCCCGCCTGCCCGACCAGGtcccgcccggccccgccccatCATGCCCAGGTGTCCCGGCCCCACCGGATGTAGGCCCCACCGGATGTAGGCTTCAGTGCTGCTGGGCCCCGTGAGCTGGTCTTCCAGCAGGTAGGTGTTGTGAGAGGACGACACCAGGTAGTGGCTGAGCGGCTGGCCCATGTCCTGGTAGACCCGCCGGTGCGCCCGGTCGAAGGCGCTGCCATCGGCCGAGAGCAGGTACATGAGGAAGCCGTCCTTGGTCATCTGCCGCCGCGCCTTGGCTGGGAGGTGGGAGGCCGGCGCCGGTCAGAGCCCTAGGCCAGCGCTGCAGCTCTGGGGGGAGggaccccccctcccctcccccctactccccctgcctccccttctgaGCTGGTCCTCGGTACCTCTTGGAAGCGGCTAAGCTTGAGTCTCTTGACCAGACCGTGACTACCCCAGGGTGGGGCCCTGTCTCCTCCTCGTCTGTCCCCCATGCTTTGAGGCccccctgagggcagggcctcATCTCCTCCTTCTCCAGGACTGGGCCCCCATCTGACGTCTTAAAGCTTTGTGGCCAGCATGGGCacaaagagggaggcaggaaaagTGCCTGCttttccagcctcctctctctccaTTTCCTGGGGGAGGGGTCCTCAAATCCCCTGAAGGAGGAACCAAGAGAGGGTCCCTGCCTCCCATCTGCTTTCCTGGGGCAGAGAAATACTGACCAGGGGCCCTGGGCCTGGCTGAGGCACCCCCTTCCCTCCAGCTCCCTACTCGTGGGCTGCCGTCTCCCCAGGGGTCTCCCCACCCTGTGTGGCCCTGGGACTACAGGTCACGGGCCCTCACCCGTCTCGCTGGGCTCGTAGCGCTCGATGAGGGAGAGGGCCAGTGCAGGCCCCGCCGCCTCCTCCCGCTGCTGGTGCTGCAAGAAGATCACTAACTGATCCACCGACAGGGTCTCCCCCGAGCCTGCAGCCTCCTTGAAGGTGAGGTCGATCTCCTTCCTGTGGGTCAGTATCTTGTAGAACGTCTCGATCTCCTCATCCTCCAGGGAGTCTGTCTGAGAGTGGTCACATTCCTGCAGAGCCAGGACACCAGGTGGGCAGGGTTCAGAGCAGGTCTCGGGCTGCAGTCAAGGACACACTGCCAGGCAGACCCAGCCCTCACATCCTGCCTCACCCTGAAGATCTTTCGGGCATAGCTGTCATCCACCTGGACGTTGAGCTCCTTCAGGAAGTTCTGCAGCTCCTTGAAGTTCATCTTGTTGTCCTTGTTTTTGTCAGCTTTTCGCAAGCAGGAATGAATCCAGCTGGGCAAGAAGTAAGGAAAGAACCCAGGAGCCCTGGGACCCCCGAGGTCCCAGCCACAGCCATGATTCAAGCTCAGGGTCAACTCCCGGGCCCAGGTGGACTGAGGTCCCCTGTAGACACAGCTCCCCGCAGGCCTGACTTTTGGCACATCCTCATTTCAGAGGGAAGACCTGGTGGCCTCTTTGGAGGAAATGTGACATCCAATGAAGGagtctttttcctgttttctggcTTTGAACcctttcaaaatttcaaaaacatttcttttctcaCTCTAAAAGGGTTCATTACAGACAatttagaaaatgtagaaaagtaaATAAGCAAAGCCTCCATAATCCTATCACCCAGGGGTAACTACTGTTAACATTTCAAGGTATGTCCTTTTCAGTATATAATTGTTACTCAATCTGACGAAAGCACTTGAGGCTTATTTAGTAGGAAACAGCAAATTTCAAGCCACTGATCAGAAGGTGGGGACATCACATGCAAAAACAAAGCCTGGATCATGGTGTCATGATTGGGGCACTTAGGCCCCCACTTCTCCATTCCCTCTATCTCTCCCATCAGACTTGACCTTGAGAACTAGAGAAGGAGGAGCTGCATACTACAGTCCACAGAAAACAGAGAGCTAACTATAGAACAAGACAATGGGAACTCATGagcacaatgaaaacatgatagcACGTTtcagaagaaatcacaaaagaaacaacaacataAATCATGCcatataaactttttaaaattctgaagattaaataaagaaaaactaaagtcATCTATCTGACAGACTGGAGGAAGCATTTGCAGCAAAGCCTTTGAAggattaattaaaaagaaaacagtataatGACCCTAATAACTAAATGAGAAAGGGATATAAACTGACCTTTTGCAAACATTACTAGTAGTCAAAGTTATTAACAATTTGGAAATGAGATGCAATTTCTTAAACTAAAAATTAGCAACTTAAAAGTATATTACCTAGTGCAGGTAAGGGTGAGGTGAAATGGACACTCAAATCCATCACGTGGGCAAAAAGTAAATCAGCACAACCCTTAGGAAAGTGATGGAGGGATAGCTAAAGCTTTAACCTGTTACATCAGTTgattcagtaattccacttctaggaatccaTTGGTAAGGAAATACTCCTAAATACTGAAAGGTTTTATGAACATAGTTCTTTGCAATGTTATTTATAGTggtgaaggaaatgaaatgtttGACACTAAAAGAATGGATCACTAACTTATAGTCCATCCATTCAGTGGAATAGTACACAGTCATTAATAAAGCTGTTTATGGAGACTATACTAACACAGGGAAATAATTATGATATAATGTTACACAGAAAATGGATACAAATGTATAATCTCcactatttttgaaaaatgcatcATTAGGCAAAATGAAATGCAGCCGGAAAAGATTAAAGGGAGAACCCAAATAGCAGTTTCTGGAGGAGGTGGGTTTTCCGGGcctttaaaatttcattctaac
This genomic interval from Balaenoptera ricei isolate mBalRic1 chromosome 11, mBalRic1.hap2, whole genome shotgun sequence contains the following:
- the PLCD1 gene encoding 1-phosphatidylinositol 4,5-bisphosphate phosphodiesterase delta-1 isoform X2, which gives rise to MDSGRDFLTLHGLQDDKDLQALLKGSQLLKVKSNSWRRERFYKLQEDCKTIWQESRKVMRTPESQLFSIEDIQEVRMGHRSEGLEKFARDVPEDRCFSIVFKDQRNTLDLIAPSPADAQHWVQGLRKIVHHSGSMDQQQKLRHWIHSCLRKADKNKDNKMNFKELQNFLKELNVQVDDSYARKIFRECDHSQTDSLEDEEIETFYKILTHRKEIDLTFKEAAGSGETLSVDQLVIFLQHQQREEAAGPALALSLIERYEPSETAKARRQMTKDGFLMYLLSADGSAFDRAHRRVYQDMGQPLSHYLVSSSHNTYLLEDQLTGPSSTEAYIRALCKGCRCLELDCWDGPNQEPVIYHGYTFTSKILFCDVLRAIRDYAFKASPYPVILSLENHCSLEQQRVMAQHLHTLLGPMLLDRPLDRVTTSLPSPEQLKGKILLKGKKLGGLFLPGGEGSPEATVVSDEDEAAEMEDEAVRRQVQHKSTEDKLTLAKELSDMVIYCKSVHFLGFPSPGTRGQAFYEMASFSENRALRLLQESGNSFVRHNVSHLSRIYPAGWRTDSSNYSPVEMWNGGCQIVALNFQTPGPEMDVYQGRFQDNGACGYVLKPAFLRDPNSTFNSRALAQGPWWAQKRLNVRVISGQQLPKVNKNKNSIVDPKVTVQIHGVGQDVASRQTAVVTNNGFNPWWDTEFEFEVIVPELALVRFVVEDYDASSKNDFIGQSTIPLNSLKQGYRHIHLLSKNGDQHPSATLFVKVGLQD
- the PLCD1 gene encoding 1-phosphatidylinositol 4,5-bisphosphate phosphodiesterase delta-1 isoform X1 yields the protein MDSGRDFLTLHGPGLPSGRHTVPGQAQRAAGALRNVMQCLGVRRRSRSQSRSRELYLQEQSLEVAALNEQRLGLQDDKDLQALLKGSQLLKVKSNSWRRERFYKLQEDCKTIWQESRKVMRTPESQLFSIEDIQEVRMGHRSEGLEKFARDVPEDRCFSIVFKDQRNTLDLIAPSPADAQHWVQGLRKIVHHSGSMDQQQKLRHWIHSCLRKADKNKDNKMNFKELQNFLKELNVQVDDSYARKIFRECDHSQTDSLEDEEIETFYKILTHRKEIDLTFKEAAGSGETLSVDQLVIFLQHQQREEAAGPALALSLIERYEPSETAKARRQMTKDGFLMYLLSADGSAFDRAHRRVYQDMGQPLSHYLVSSSHNTYLLEDQLTGPSSTEAYIRALCKGCRCLELDCWDGPNQEPVIYHGYTFTSKILFCDVLRAIRDYAFKASPYPVILSLENHCSLEQQRVMAQHLHTLLGPMLLDRPLDRVTTSLPSPEQLKGKILLKGKKLGGLFLPGGEGSPEATVVSDEDEAAEMEDEAVRRQVQHKSTEDKLTLAKELSDMVIYCKSVHFLGFPSPGTRGQAFYEMASFSENRALRLLQESGNSFVRHNVSHLSRIYPAGWRTDSSNYSPVEMWNGGCQIVALNFQTPGPEMDVYQGRFQDNGACGYVLKPAFLRDPNSTFNSRALAQGPWWAQKRLNVRVISGQQLPKVNKNKNSIVDPKVTVQIHGVGQDVASRQTAVVTNNGFNPWWDTEFEFEVIVPELALVRFVVEDYDASSKNDFIGQSTIPLNSLKQGYRHIHLLSKNGDQHPSATLFVKVGLQD